The genome window GCCTTTCCGTGAACGGCACGACCCGCACCGCCGAGGTCGAGCCGAGAGCGCTGCTCGCGCACGTCCTGCGCGACGACCTGAACCTCACCGGCACGCAGATCGGCTGCGACACGAGCCAGTGCGGCGCGTGCACCGTGCTCATCGACGGCCAGGCGGTGAAGAGCTGCACGCTGCTCGCGGTGCAGGCGGAGGGCGCGCAGATCACGACCCTCGAGGGCCTCGCGACGAACGGCGACCTGCACCCGCTCCAGAACGCCTTCTGGGAGAAGCACGGGCTTCAGTGCGGCTTCTGCACGCCGGGCGTGATCCTGACCGCCGTGGACCTGCTCGGCCAGAACCCCGACCCGAGCGAGGCGGAGATCCGGCACGC of Gemmatimonadales bacterium contains these proteins:
- a CDS encoding (2Fe-2S)-binding protein, coding for MKRSVSLSVNGTTRTAEVEPRALLAHVLRDDLNLTGTQIGCDTSQCGACTVLIDGQAVKSCTLLAVQAEGAQITTLEGLATNGDLHPLQNAFWEKHGLQCGFCTPGVILTAVDLLGQNPDPSEAEIRHA